The following are encoded in a window of Candidatus Methylomirabilota bacterium genomic DNA:
- a CDS encoding peroxiredoxin translates to MLNPGDKAPEFTGRDHTGQTVKLSDLKGKTVVLWFYPKADTPGUTAEGCGFRDLKAEYERKNAVILGVSFDTPAENRHFAEKFSFNFPLLCDTDRTIGTAYGANVDPQKGAQRVGVIIGPDGKIKEWHARVDARAWPAEVVKTL, encoded by the coding sequence ATGCTCAACCCCGGAGACAAGGCACCCGAGTTCACCGGACGCGATCACACCGGCCAGACGGTGAAGCTCTCCGATCTGAAGGGCAAGACGGTCGTGCTCTGGTTCTATCCGAAGGCCGACACCCCGGGGTGAACCGCGGAAGGTTGCGGGTTCCGCGACCTCAAGGCCGAGTACGAGCGGAAGAACGCGGTGATCCTCGGCGTATCGTTCGACACCCCGGCCGAGAACCGGCACTTCGCCGAGAAGTTCTCGTTCAACTTCCCGCTCCTCTGCGACACCGACCGGACGATCGGGACCGCCTACGGCGCCAACGTGGATCCGCAGAAGGGCGCGCAGCGGGTCGGCGTGATCATCGGCCCGGACGGCAAGATCAAGGAGTGGCACGCGCGCGTGGACGCCCGCGCGTGGCCGGCGGAGGTCGTCAAGACGCTGTAG
- a CDS encoding extracellular solute-binding protein yields MNGVVTLVALLIALLSSVPRVDAQQTTLVVTGYGGRWSEVMKKALVEPFEKKHNVKVEVVTGISTEWVAKLMAAGPDNPPFDVLFGNEPAFPIPRERGFFDKRNDTLAPNIKNLYPKALIGETSLAMFWGRIGLTYRTDSGVKKPVSWKDFWDDAYTGKRATYVIGNTLGINFLFVISKIFGKDYFDIDAGVAAIKKAQPKLVDFSGTIEKQLEQKEVVLAVHHDAGANDLKNRGIPVDWVAPTEGTPILDQVVQVTRGSKNKELAWKLIDAYLSPEVQTAFATELFWSPTNKTVKLPADVARKVIGPGDIDKLVLFDWAQVAKQRPQWTEKWNREMR; encoded by the coding sequence ATGAACGGTGTCGTCACCCTGGTCGCCCTGCTCATCGCCCTGCTCTCGTCGGTGCCCCGCGTGGACGCCCAGCAGACCACGCTCGTGGTCACCGGCTATGGCGGCCGCTGGTCCGAAGTGATGAAGAAGGCGCTCGTGGAGCCCTTCGAGAAGAAGCACAACGTGAAGGTCGAGGTCGTCACCGGCATCAGCACGGAATGGGTGGCCAAGCTCATGGCCGCCGGCCCGGACAATCCGCCGTTCGACGTGCTCTTCGGCAACGAGCCCGCCTTCCCCATCCCGCGCGAGCGCGGCTTCTTCGACAAGCGCAACGACACGCTCGCGCCCAACATCAAGAACCTCTACCCGAAGGCCCTGATCGGCGAGACCAGCCTCGCCATGTTCTGGGGGCGCATCGGTCTCACCTACCGCACCGACTCCGGCGTCAAGAAGCCGGTGTCGTGGAAGGACTTCTGGGACGACGCCTACACCGGCAAGCGGGCCACCTACGTCATCGGCAACACGCTCGGCATCAACTTCCTGTTCGTGATCTCCAAGATCTTCGGCAAGGACTACTTCGACATCGACGCTGGCGTGGCCGCGATCAAGAAGGCGCAGCCCAAGCTGGTGGACTTCTCCGGCACCATCGAGAAGCAGCTGGAGCAGAAGGAGGTCGTGCTCGCGGTGCACCACGACGCGGGCGCCAACGACCTCAAGAACCGGGGCATCCCGGTGGACTGGGTGGCCCCGACCGAGGGCACGCCGATCCTCGATCAGGTGGTGCAGGTGACCCGCGGCTCCAAGAACAAGGAGCTGGCGTGGAAGCTCATCGACGCCTACCTCTCGCCCGAGGTGCAGACCGCGTTCGCCACCGAGCTGTTCTGGAGCCCGACCAACAAGACGGTGAAGCTGCCCGCCGACGTGGCCAGGAAGGTGATCGGCCCCGGCGACATCGACAAGCTCGTGCTCTTCGACTGGGCCCAGGTGGCCAAGCAGCGGCCGCAGTGGACCGAGAAGTGGAACCGGGAGATGCGTTGA
- a CDS encoding aryldialkylphosphatase encodes MTAPGPRVQTVLGPIVPDDLGATLMHEHLLCDIRHPSQRKPDDLGPELALDNVWAINYGTAKGAARNYLLDARDVAADEVRRMVAAGGRAIVDLSSGGLGPDPIGLVEIARASGAHVILGCGHYVHDYQDPANATRTIEDLAEEMVESIEDGVWGTDVRAGIIGEIGCSAPWTPQEQRVMQAAVLAQRQTGAALNLHPGRHPDQPQEAADFIRVKGGRMDRVIVSHIDRTIFDADRLNRLADTGCVLEWDLFGQESSFYRLADIDMPNDAVRLRAMRGLIERGHLGQVLISHDICYRSRLVRWGGHGYGHIFTNVVPLMRRRGFSEREIDVILVDNPRRLLTIE; translated from the coding sequence GTGACGGCGCCGGGACCTCGCGTGCAGACGGTGCTCGGACCCATCGTGCCCGATGACCTCGGGGCGACGCTGATGCACGAGCATCTGCTCTGCGACATCCGTCACCCCTCCCAGCGCAAGCCCGACGATCTGGGGCCGGAGCTGGCGCTCGACAACGTGTGGGCGATCAACTACGGAACCGCGAAGGGCGCCGCGCGCAACTACCTGCTGGACGCGCGCGACGTGGCCGCCGACGAGGTGCGTCGGATGGTGGCCGCGGGCGGGCGAGCCATCGTCGATCTGTCCTCGGGCGGCCTCGGTCCGGACCCGATCGGCCTCGTCGAGATCGCCCGGGCCAGCGGCGCGCACGTGATCCTGGGCTGTGGCCACTACGTGCACGACTACCAGGACCCGGCCAACGCCACCCGCACGATCGAGGACCTGGCCGAGGAGATGGTCGAGTCCATCGAGGACGGGGTGTGGGGGACGGACGTGCGCGCGGGCATCATCGGGGAGATCGGCTGCAGCGCCCCCTGGACGCCGCAGGAGCAGCGGGTGATGCAGGCCGCGGTGCTGGCCCAGCGGCAGACCGGCGCGGCGCTGAACCTGCATCCCGGCCGCCATCCCGACCAGCCGCAGGAGGCGGCCGATTTCATCCGCGTCAAGGGCGGGCGCATGGACCGGGTGATCGTCAGCCACATCGACCGCACGATCTTCGACGCGGACCGGCTGAATCGGCTGGCCGACACCGGCTGCGTGCTCGAGTGGGATCTGTTCGGCCAGGAGTCGTCGTTCTACCGGCTGGCCGACATCGACATGCCCAACGACGCGGTCCGCCTGCGCGCGATGCGCGGGCTCATCGAGCGGGGGCACCTCGGCCAGGTCCTCATCTCCCACGACATCTGCTACCGCTCGCGGCTGGTCCGCTGGGGCGGTCACGGCTACGGCCACATCTTCACCAACGTG